The bacterium genome has a segment encoding these proteins:
- a CDS encoding nucleotide exchange factor GrpE, with the protein MSKKHHHEPAATPPVETEPTPVVAEPVTEPVVEPLSIDPKDQEIAALKDRLLRLQADFDNFRKRTLRDREDMARRAGERLLQDLLPIVDHFELGLEAARQNHIKHSVIEGFEGILKQFKTNLDKAGVTPIETKGQLFDPNCHECVTQLASEEHPEGTIIEETRKGYKLGTYLLRASQVIVSTGPARAAEPAASQEPPVS; encoded by the coding sequence ATGAGCAAAAAACACCATCACGAACCGGCCGCAACCCCTCCTGTCGAGACGGAACCCACCCCGGTGGTTGCTGAGCCCGTGACCGAACCTGTCGTCGAGCCACTCTCCATTGACCCCAAGGATCAGGAAATTGCCGCCTTGAAGGATCGGCTCCTGCGGTTGCAGGCGGACTTCGATAATTTCCGCAAGCGCACCCTCCGGGACCGGGAAGACATGGCGCGCCGCGCCGGGGAACGCCTGCTGCAGGATCTCCTCCCTATCGTGGATCATTTCGAGCTGGGTCTTGAAGCGGCCCGCCAGAATCACATCAAACACAGCGTGATCGAGGGGTTTGAAGGCATTCTCAAACAGTTCAAAACGAATCTTGATAAAGCCGGAGTGACCCCCATTGAAACGAAGGGGCAGCTCTTCGACCCGAATTGCCATGAATGTGTCACCCAGCTCGCTTCCGAGGAGCATCCGGAAGGCACGATCATCGAGGAGACCCGCAAGGGCTATAAACTGGGCACCTACCTTCTCCGCGCCTCACAAGTGATTGTCTCGACCGGACCGGCCCGCGCGGCAGAACCGGCCGCCAGTCAAGAACCACCGGTGTCTTAA